In the genome of Synechococcales cyanobacterium T60_A2020_003, one region contains:
- a CDS encoding cation:proton antiporter, which yields MVSNLLTTSANMDGIDAWPLPVSLLAITPEAEYGSFVMAGVLLTLVVIYLMSKLGGELSKRLDLPPVLGELVGGVLVGISALHLLVFPETGATASDSMIMTALQWLGNLDAEAVTHIFQSQSEVISVLAELGVIVLLFEIGLESDLRELGKVGYQAAIAAVVGVAAPFALGTIGLVTLFHAPVIPSIFAGAALTATSIGITSKVLSELGHLKSTEGQIIVGAAVMDDVLGIIVLAVVASLAKTGEVDLWNVVYLIASATAFLLGSVLLGKFFNQGFVAIADKLQTRGALLVPAFTFALLMAFLANVIHLEAILGAFAAGLVLDETDKRKELDQQVMPIADILVPIFFVTVGAKADLSVLNPAVAENRAGLIIATFLIAVAIVGKVITGWVVFGKPGVNRLAIGIGMIPRGEVGLVFAGIGSASGVLDKPLEAAIIVMVILTTFLAPPLLQWALKGSGESKPEPLPATE from the coding sequence ATGGTTTCGAATTTATTGACGACTTCAGCAAACATGGATGGAATCGATGCTTGGCCCTTGCCAGTGTCGTTGTTAGCAATAACCCCCGAAGCCGAATATGGCTCATTCGTGATGGCAGGTGTACTCCTGACCTTAGTGGTCATCTATCTCATGAGCAAGTTAGGAGGCGAACTTTCGAAGCGTCTTGATTTGCCTCCAGTTCTAGGAGAACTCGTCGGTGGGGTATTGGTTGGAATTTCGGCGTTGCATCTATTGGTCTTTCCAGAGACAGGCGCAACCGCAAGTGACTCTATGATCATGACCGCCCTGCAATGGTTAGGAAACCTAGATGCGGAGGCCGTGACCCACATTTTCCAAAGCCAGAGTGAGGTGATCTCTGTCCTGGCTGAGTTGGGCGTCATTGTGCTCCTCTTTGAGATTGGCCTAGAGTCGGATCTTCGCGAACTGGGCAAAGTTGGCTATCAGGCAGCAATTGCGGCGGTGGTCGGTGTGGCGGCTCCCTTTGCCCTAGGGACGATTGGCTTGGTTACCCTGTTCCATGCGCCTGTGATTCCCTCGATCTTTGCTGGAGCCGCTCTAACGGCAACGAGCATTGGTATTACCTCCAAGGTTTTGTCTGAGCTCGGTCATTTAAAATCGACCGAAGGCCAAATTATCGTTGGCGCAGCCGTCATGGATGATGTGTTGGGCATTATCGTGCTGGCCGTCGTTGCCAGTTTGGCGAAAACGGGTGAGGTGGATCTGTGGAATGTGGTTTATCTCATCGCGAGTGCCACAGCCTTTTTGCTGGGTTCAGTGCTCCTGGGTAAGTTTTTCAACCAAGGCTTTGTGGCGATCGCAGACAAGCTGCAAACCCGAGGTGCATTGCTTGTTCCAGCCTTCACGTTTGCGCTTTTGATGGCGTTTCTTGCTAATGTCATTCATTTAGAAGCGATTCTGGGAGCCTTTGCCGCTGGGTTAGTGTTGGATGAAACCGACAAGCGCAAAGAACTTGATCAGCAAGTGATGCCGATTGCGGATATTCTGGTTCCGATCTTTTTTGTCACCGTCGGTGCAAAAGCAGACCTCAGCGTCCTTAACCCAGCCGTCGCTGAAAACCGAGCAGGACTCATCATCGCGACTTTCTTAATTGCAGTGGCGATTGTGGGCAAGGTCATCACTGGTTGGGTAGTGTTTGGTAAGCCAGGGGTCAATCGTCTGGCGATCGGGATTGGCATGATTCCGAGGGGGGAAGTGGGCTTGGTGTTTGCGGGTATCGGGTCTGCGAGTGGCGTATTGGATAAGCCATTGGAAGCGGCCATTATCGTCATGGTGATCTTAACCACCTTCTTGGCTCCGCCCCTGTTGCAGTGGGCCTTGAAAGGATCGGGTGAATCTAAACCAGAACCGCTACCTGCAACCGAGTAG
- a CDS encoding ABC transporter permease, with translation MNILVESYAYAIAHSDELLTAFVEHGQLVAIPLSIALILGIPLGFWSARSPLASQILTNGFNGLRVIPSIAILFLAIPYFGLSFQSAAIALTILAIPPILINTDVAFRTIDPTVREAAMGMGMNPAQRVQQIEIPLAFPVILAGIKTATVEVIASATLAAFIGAGGLGTFIVLGFSLYDNAVLLVGAIPVALLALSVEALLSLVHNWVQPPR, from the coding sequence ATGAATATTCTGGTAGAGTCCTATGCCTATGCGATCGCCCATTCTGATGAACTCCTAACTGCGTTTGTTGAGCATGGGCAGCTTGTCGCCATTCCCCTCAGCATTGCGCTGATTTTGGGAATTCCCCTAGGGTTTTGGAGTGCGCGATCGCCCCTCGCGTCCCAAATTTTGACCAATGGCTTTAATGGCCTGCGCGTTATCCCCAGTATTGCCATCTTATTTTTAGCGATTCCCTATTTTGGTCTTAGTTTTCAGTCAGCGGCGATCGCCCTCACCATTCTGGCCATCCCACCGATTTTGATTAATACGGACGTTGCCTTTCGAACGATTGACCCAACGGTGCGGGAAGCGGCTATGGGTATGGGTATGAATCCGGCACAACGAGTGCAGCAGATTGAGATTCCCCTGGCGTTTCCCGTTATTTTGGCAGGCATTAAAACGGCAACGGTAGAAGTGATTGCAAGTGCCACCCTGGCTGCCTTCATCGGTGCAGGAGGATTGGGCACCTTTATCGTGCTGGGCTTTTCCCTATATGACAATGCCGTATTGCTCGTCGGCGCGATTCCGGTGGCACTCCTCGCCCTCAGCGTTGAGGCGTTGCTAAGCCTTGTCCACAACTGGGTACAGCCGCCCCGCTAG
- a CDS encoding aminopeptidase P N-terminal domain-containing protein has protein sequence MTTPDEYRQRRDRLMEKIGQGTAIFRSAPMAVMHNDVEYNFRQDSDFYYLTGFNEPEAVAVLAPHHEEHRFVLFVQPKDLLKETWTGYRVGVEAAKERFGADRVYSIEELHEQLPQYVSKADRIYYHLGRDRAFNQTILDLWQTLLRVYPKHGLGPVAIEDPAPTLHALRQIKSAAEVEKMRQAAQISVDAHQRAWKFAKAGVYEYQVQAELEHTFLLSGAAGSAYPSIVASGPNACILHYTENTRQMQDGDLLLIDAGCAYQYYNADITRTFPISRKFTPEQRALYEIVLESQKQAIAQVQPGNPYNSMHDTAVSVIVDGLLDLGLLQGDKEEILKEEKYKPFYMHRTGHWLGLDVHDVGVYQHGETPHPFEAGQVVTVEPGIYISPRIVPAEGQPEVDPRWHGIGIRIEDDVLVTSAGNEVLTAGVPKEIADLEE, from the coding sequence ATGACGACACCCGATGAATATCGCCAGCGGCGCGATCGCCTCATGGAAAAAATTGGACAGGGTACTGCTATTTTTCGCAGTGCGCCCATGGCCGTAATGCACAACGACGTAGAGTATAACTTTCGTCAGGATAGCGATTTTTACTACCTCACCGGATTCAACGAGCCGGAAGCGGTGGCTGTGCTAGCGCCTCACCACGAGGAACATCGGTTTGTGCTGTTCGTCCAGCCTAAAGACTTGCTCAAAGAAACCTGGACGGGGTATCGCGTCGGCGTGGAGGCAGCCAAAGAACGGTTTGGCGCGGATAGGGTCTACTCGATTGAAGAACTCCATGAGCAGCTTCCCCAGTACGTCAGTAAAGCCGATCGGATCTATTACCATCTAGGACGCGATCGCGCCTTTAATCAAACGATTCTAGACCTGTGGCAAACGCTGTTACGAGTCTATCCCAAACATGGCCTAGGCCCCGTTGCTATTGAAGATCCGGCTCCCACTCTCCACGCACTTCGCCAGATCAAGAGCGCGGCGGAAGTCGAGAAGATGCGCCAAGCCGCCCAGATTTCGGTGGACGCCCATCAGCGAGCATGGAAGTTTGCCAAAGCGGGCGTCTATGAGTATCAAGTCCAGGCCGAACTGGAACATACCTTTTTGCTCAGCGGTGCAGCGGGCTCCGCCTACCCATCCATCGTGGCATCGGGGCCAAATGCCTGCATTCTCCACTACACCGAGAATACGCGACAGATGCAAGACGGGGACTTGCTCTTGATTGATGCCGGGTGCGCTTACCAATACTACAACGCCGACATTACCCGCACCTTTCCGATTAGCCGCAAGTTCACCCCTGAACAGCGAGCTTTATACGAGATCGTACTCGAATCCCAAAAACAGGCGATCGCCCAAGTGCAGCCGGGAAATCCCTACAACAGTATGCACGATACGGCGGTTAGCGTCATTGTGGATGGTCTCTTAGATCTGGGGTTACTGCAAGGCGACAAAGAAGAGATCCTCAAAGAGGAGAAGTATAAGCCTTTCTACATGCACCGCACGGGGCATTGGCTGGGGTTAGATGTCCATGATGTCGGGGTCTATCAGCATGGCGAAACCCCCCATCCCTTTGAGGCAGGACAGGTGGTGACGGTGGAGCCGGGAATCTATATTTCTCCACGAATTGTTCCTGCCGAGGGACAGCCTGAGGTGGATCCGCGTTGGCACGGTATTGGGATCCGCATTGAAGATGATGTGCTGGTGACGAGTGCTGGAAATGAGGTGTTGACCGCAGGTGTACCGAAGGAGATTGCCGATTTAGAAGAGTAG
- the sfsA gene encoding DNA/RNA nuclease SfsA produces the protein MTTWHYPYPELYAGTLIKRYKRFFADIELETGEIITAHCPNTGPMTGVYSPGNRVMVSRSDNPTRKLPYTWELIEVHDTVPTWVGVNTALPNRVVESALTHRVIPELSQYDRLQREVAYGRDRKSRIDFLLTGADDVPPIYVEVKNTTWAQGTKTLFPDTVTTRGQKHLRELTDLLPDAKAVMLYFINRADCDRFSPGDSADPLYGQLLREGMAKGLQVLPCRFEITPTGIRYLGLATLEL, from the coding sequence ATGACCACCTGGCACTATCCCTACCCTGAGCTGTATGCAGGGACACTGATCAAGCGTTACAAACGATTTTTTGCGGATATCGAACTGGAAACAGGCGAAATCATTACGGCGCACTGTCCCAATACAGGCCCCATGACCGGAGTGTATAGCCCTGGCAATCGGGTGATGGTGTCCCGTAGCGATAACCCCACCCGCAAGTTGCCCTATACGTGGGAGTTGATTGAAGTTCATGACACGGTGCCGACTTGGGTGGGGGTAAATACGGCATTGCCTAACCGGGTGGTGGAGTCGGCACTCACCCACCGTGTGATTCCCGAACTGAGCCAATACGATCGCCTGCAACGGGAAGTTGCCTACGGGCGCGATCGCAAAAGTCGCATTGATTTTCTACTCACCGGAGCCGATGACGTACCGCCCATCTACGTCGAAGTCAAAAACACCACCTGGGCACAGGGAACCAAGACGCTATTCCCCGACACCGTGACCACCCGTGGACAAAAGCATTTGCGAGAGCTGACCGATCTATTGCCAGATGCCAAAGCCGTCATGCTGTACTTTATCAACCGGGCGGATTGCGATCGCTTCTCCCCAGGCGACAGTGCCGATCCACTTTACGGTCAACTGTTGCGAGAGGGTATGGCTAAAGGACTTCAAGTCTTGCCCTGTCGGTTTGAAATTACCCCAACAGGTATCCGCTATTTGGGGCTGGCAACGCTGGAATTATAG